One window from the genome of Candidatus Chlorohelix allophototropha encodes:
- a CDS encoding RrF2 family transcriptional regulator → MKISSKGEYGLRALFDLAMHYGSRPRRSREIAEAQKVAEDYLNQLLIILRKAGLIHSLRGPQGGHVLARPPHQITLYDALSELEGSLSPVEYSNDLREKSMVEVDEILNPIWDEVEQQIISTLKSTSLQALMDRHHSLQTQVMYHI, encoded by the coding sequence ATGAAGATTTCCAGTAAAGGGGAATACGGTCTGCGTGCCTTATTTGATTTGGCAATGCACTATGGCAGCCGTCCCCGCCGTAGCCGCGAGATCGCTGAAGCTCAAAAGGTTGCGGAGGATTACCTTAACCAGTTGTTGATAATTTTGCGAAAAGCGGGGCTAATTCATAGCTTGCGCGGCCCGCAGGGTGGGCACGTTTTGGCGCGTCCCCCCCATCAAATCACCCTTTATGATGCTTTGAGCGAATTGGAAGGTTCTCTCTCGCCTGTAGAATATTCTAACGATTTGCGAGAAAAAAGCATGGTGGAGGTTGACGAAATTCTCAATCCTATCTGGGATGAGGTAGAGCAGCAAATAATTAGTACGCTCAAATCCACCTCTTTACAAGCTTTAATGGATCGTCACCACTCGCTACAAACGCAAGTTATGTATCATATTTAA
- a CDS encoding site-2 protease family protein, which translates to MTFSTAVFLAWVVAFIFGIAIREYLKALIADRLGDKRPRSQGRLTLNPTAHHHGLGLVLAFMASVGYPVITWGKPVEVNTNALRGGRGSTTLVSAVGILANLLLGWLIWLAASPYIRNAKSTDLLANFLSGLVLVNFLLFAFDLLPIPPLDGYYFIKGLLPAQWDVKLQSYETYGTLILVIVVLFIPFLFGIFSSRGGNPIFDFIINPIVRAVCGLFGIPLG; encoded by the coding sequence ATGACTTTTTCAACGGCTGTTTTTTTAGCTTGGGTTGTAGCCTTTATTTTTGGGATTGCAATTCGCGAATACCTTAAAGCCCTAATAGCAGATCGGCTCGGCGATAAGCGCCCCCGCTCACAAGGAAGGCTTACCCTTAATCCCACTGCTCATCATCATGGGCTAGGCTTGGTGTTAGCTTTTATGGCTAGTGTAGGCTACCCGGTTATAACTTGGGGCAAGCCCGTTGAAGTGAATACCAATGCCCTGCGTGGCGGGCGTGGCAGTACTACCCTTGTATCGGCAGTTGGTATCCTTGCAAATCTGCTGCTTGGTTGGCTAATTTGGCTGGCGGCAAGCCCTTATATCCGAAATGCTAAAAGCACTGATTTGCTGGCAAACTTTCTGTCCGGCTTGGTGCTGGTAAATTTTCTTCTGTTTGCTTTTGATCTGCTTCCAATCCCACCTTTAGACGGCTATTATTTCATCAAGGGCTTACTTCCGGCTCAATGGGATGTGAAATTGCAAAGCTATGAAACTTACGGCACACTCATACTGGTAATTGTTGTCCTGTTCATTCCTTTTTTATTCGGTATATTTAGTTCCAGAGGCGGCAACCCAATTTTCGATTTTATTATTAATCCAATAGTACGGGCGGTATGCGGATTATTTGGAATACCATTAGGATAG
- the rpoD gene encoding RNA polymerase sigma factor RpoD: MDEDVLSPDKALEALEPVSNLSDLLARGKKQGYVTQDQILQAVPEPESHLEQIEDVYAELIELGIEILDDAKEFNPRGKGEDSNEPDPDLDIAFDLEGMSIDDPVRMYLREIGRVPLLTAAKEVDLAKRMEAGDDEARRHLTEANLRLVVSVAKKYIGRGMSLLDLIQEGNIGLIRAVEKFDYRKGYKFSTYATWWIRQAITRAIADQARTIRIPVHMVETINRLIRTSRRLVQELGRDPTSDEIAREMGLPAEKVREIIKISQEPVSLETPIGEEEDSHLGDFIEDQKALAPADAASHQLLKEQVEDVLDSLTQRERRVLQLRFGLDDGRSRTLEEVGREFGVTRERIRQIEAKALRKLRHPSRSKKLKDYLE; this comes from the coding sequence ATGGACGAGGATGTCCTTAGCCCCGATAAAGCCTTAGAAGCTTTAGAACCTGTAAGCAATCTCAGTGATTTGCTGGCACGGGGCAAAAAACAGGGCTATGTTACCCAAGATCAGATCCTGCAAGCGGTTCCTGAGCCGGAGTCACATCTAGAGCAAATAGAAGATGTTTATGCTGAACTTATTGAACTCGGCATTGAAATATTGGACGATGCTAAAGAATTTAACCCACGTGGTAAGGGTGAAGATTCGAATGAGCCTGATCCTGACTTAGATATTGCTTTCGACCTAGAAGGCATGAGCATTGATGATCCGGTTCGTATGTATCTGCGAGAGATTGGGCGAGTTCCTTTGCTAACTGCTGCTAAGGAAGTAGATTTGGCGAAACGGATGGAAGCCGGAGATGATGAAGCGCGTCGCCATCTAACCGAGGCTAACTTGCGGTTAGTTGTTAGCGTTGCCAAAAAGTATATCGGGCGCGGTATGTCACTCTTGGATCTTATTCAAGAAGGCAATATCGGGCTAATCCGTGCAGTTGAGAAATTCGATTATCGCAAAGGCTATAAGTTCAGCACCTACGCTACTTGGTGGATTCGCCAAGCGATTACTCGTGCAATTGCTGACCAAGCACGTACAATTCGTATCCCGGTGCATATGGTTGAAACCATCAATCGTTTGATTCGCACCAGCCGCCGGTTGGTACAGGAACTCGGTCGTGACCCAACCAGCGATGAAATTGCTCGCGAGATGGGCTTACCGGCTGAGAAAGTGCGCGAGATTATCAAAATTTCGCAAGAGCCGGTTTCGCTTGAAACGCCAATCGGCGAAGAAGAAGATTCGCATCTAGGCGATTTCATTGAAGACCAAAAAGCGCTTGCTCCTGCCGATGCCGCCAGCCACCAGTTACTTAAAGAACAGGTGGAGGATGTGTTGGACAGCCTAACTCAGCGCGAACGTCGGGTATTGCAACTTCGTTTTGGACTAGATGACGGGCGTAGCCGCACACTAGAGGAAGTTGGGCGTGAGTTCGGGGTAACCCGTGAGCGCATTCGCCAGATAGAGGCAAAAGCTTTGAGGAAATTGCGACACCCCAGCCGCAGCAAAAAACTCAAGGATTATTTAGAGTAA
- the cysK gene encoding cysteine synthase A, with amino-acid sequence MSLVDASNDLVQRRRHRPKIAANAIELMGNTPLVRLNKVNENGVANVLAKLEAFNPGFCVKCRIGVGMIEDAERRGVLTQETTIIEPTSGNTGIALAWVSAVKGYKLVLCMPDTMSIERRMLLKAYGADLVLTPGSQGMPGAIRKAEELLAETPNSWMPQQFKNPANPEIHRNTTALEIWDDTDGQVDIVVGGVGTGGTITGIAQVIKSIKPGVKIVAVEPVDSPVLSGGTHKPHKIQGIGAGFVPDVLARDLIDEVVQVSNDDAIQTAREIMRKEGLLVGISCGAAAWVALQLSKRPENAGKNIVVILPDTGERYLSTILFADIREALQV; translated from the coding sequence ATGAGCCTTGTAGATGCAAGTAATGATCTTGTGCAGCGACGACGGCATCGTCCCAAAATTGCTGCCAATGCTATAGAGTTAATGGGTAATACCCCTCTAGTACGCTTGAATAAAGTTAATGAAAATGGCGTAGCAAATGTGCTTGCCAAGTTGGAGGCTTTTAATCCAGGTTTTTGTGTGAAATGCCGCATTGGGGTTGGCATGATAGAAGATGCGGAACGGCGTGGGGTGCTTACTCAGGAGACCACCATAATTGAACCGACCAGTGGTAATACCGGTATCGCGCTTGCTTGGGTTTCGGCAGTAAAAGGCTACAAGTTAGTTCTTTGTATGCCCGATACGATGAGTATCGAGCGTCGCATGTTGCTGAAAGCTTATGGTGCAGACCTAGTGCTTACTCCCGGTTCACAGGGTATGCCCGGCGCTATCCGCAAAGCGGAAGAATTGCTGGCTGAAACTCCTAATTCGTGGATGCCTCAGCAATTTAAGAACCCGGCTAACCCTGAAATTCATCGTAATACCACCGCTCTTGAAATTTGGGACGATACCGATGGTCAGGTAGATATAGTTGTCGGTGGAGTCGGTACGGGTGGTACAATTACCGGTATTGCTCAGGTTATTAAATCAATCAAACCCGGCGTAAAAATAGTAGCGGTTGAGCCTGTTGATAGCCCGGTGTTAAGCGGTGGTACGCACAAACCACACAAAATCCAAGGTATTGGCGCAGGATTTGTACCGGATGTGCTGGCGCGTGATTTGATAGATGAGGTTGTGCAGGTTAGTAATGATGATGCTATCCAAACAGCCAGAGAAATTATGCGTAAAGAAGGTTTGCTGGTAGGCATTAGTTGCGGCGCTGCTGCTTGGGTAGCCTTGCAACTCTCGAAACGTCCTGAAAACGCGGGGAAAAATATTGTGGTAATATTGCCGGACACTGGCGAACGTTATCTTAGCACTATTCTTTTCGCCGATATTCGCGAGGCTTTACAGGTTTAA
- a CDS encoding ferric reductase-like transmembrane domain-containing protein: MSEKHSMLDHHLFKDRRRVLAVPAHAEKPVTRTGKMVLTNLMVASLIFGVFLAGTTLANTTYRDAISGLLGRHWKDILSAQMGTSLGEGFAEKSPWIMARAGGVIAYLTLYASVAVGLLSSSRLLPRFIHSAAVIYFHRLLSLITLVFLIMHVVGLMLDNYLKFSLVDCIVPFTGPYRPLFTGIGTLSFYGIMAVVISVYMSDKIGYKAWKMLHYLSFAVFAASLAHGLLTGTDSKADWAINMYIVTGVSVFILLEVRIFKSWFQSLKKRAVN, from the coding sequence ATGAGCGAAAAACATAGTATGTTAGACCATCATTTATTTAAGGATCGACGAAGGGTATTGGCTGTTCCTGCCCATGCTGAAAAACCCGTCACCCGCACCGGTAAAATGGTTTTAACTAATTTGATGGTAGCTTCTCTTATCTTTGGAGTGTTCCTTGCGGGAACAACCCTTGCCAATACTACTTATCGTGACGCAATTTCCGGCTTGCTTGGTCGTCATTGGAAAGACATTTTAAGCGCACAGATGGGTACATCTCTGGGGGAAGGCTTCGCCGAGAAAAGCCCCTGGATTATGGCGCGCGCTGGTGGCGTTATTGCTTATTTGACCTTATATGCCAGTGTAGCGGTAGGGTTATTGTCAAGCTCACGTCTGCTGCCACGCTTTATCCATTCTGCTGCTGTGATTTACTTTCATCGCTTGCTTTCGCTGATTACGTTGGTATTTCTTATTATGCATGTGGTCGGGCTAATGCTGGATAATTACCTTAAATTCAGCTTGGTAGATTGCATTGTTCCGTTTACCGGACCTTATCGCCCGCTTTTCACAGGTATTGGCACACTGAGTTTCTATGGAATCATGGCGGTGGTGATAAGTGTTTATATGTCCGATAAAATTGGCTATAAAGCTTGGAAAATGCTTCATTATCTAAGTTTTGCTGTTTTTGCCGCAAGTCTAGCACATGGTTTATTAACAGGAACTGATAGTAAAGCGGATTGGGCAATCAATATGTATATTGTCACCGGCGTATCCGTATTTATCCTGTTAGAAGTTCGAATTTTCAAAAGCTGGTTCCAGAGCTTAAAGAAACGTGCTGTGAACTAA
- the ppdK gene encoding pyruvate, phosphate dikinase, giving the protein MSKKWIYLFREGNASWKDLLGGKGAGLAGMTIAGMPVPPGFTITTEVCNAYYDEGKKFPDGMWEQAMDALKVVEQQMDRQFGDPVNPLLVSVRSGAKFSMPGMMDTILNLGLNDTTIKGLIASTGNERFAYDAYRRFVQMYGNVVLNINKDSFEHVLDAYKHKIGPKAKDTDLTTEDLRAIKDEFKAIVLKETGSPFPEEPLEQLKGAIEAVFASWNNDRAIYYRQVNKISDALGTAVNVQTMVFGNMGDDSGTGVAFTRDPATGENVLYGEYLPNAQGEDVVAGIRTPHPISDMEHDPNFPGVYKQFREIAHRLEAYYKDVQDMEFTIEKGRLFMLQTRNGKRTGPAAVKIAVDLVREGVIDEATALQRVPADDLTQLLLPRVDPVARAHAKFITKGLAGSPGAAVGQVVFTAEEAEALGNAGQDVILVRRETSPEDLRGMVAARGILTAFGGKTSHAAVVARGMGKCCIVGAGSIHIAKDASGFSIDDTDVVIKKGDWITLDVDSNEGRVLAGRVKTIAPEMSGDFATLMEWTDKFRKLQIRANADTPQDALKAREFGAQGIGLTRTEHMFFEGNRIMAIREMILSDNQEDRKKALEKILPYQKEDFVGIFKAMDGFPVTIRTLDPPLHEFLPHEDAQIVELAQEMGISVEKVKNRIEYLKESNPMLGFRGCRLGIQYPEITEMQARAIFRAALEVKKEGVNVHPEIMIPLVSDVNELKLQRDIVERVALEEGVKEAGLAYSVGTMIELPRAALTADKIAEVAEFFSFGTNDLTQTTFGLSRDDSGKFLPLYVERKILKDDPFQALDREGVGQLLKIGTERGRSTRPNLKVGICGEHGGEPSSVEFCHQINLNYVSCSPFRVPIARLAAAQAAIGETVRDK; this is encoded by the coding sequence ATGTCAAAGAAGTGGATTTACCTCTTTAGAGAAGGCAACGCAAGTTGGAAAGATCTGCTTGGTGGCAAAGGCGCTGGCCTTGCAGGTATGACAATCGCGGGAATGCCCGTTCCCCCCGGATTTACCATAACTACCGAAGTATGTAACGCTTATTATGATGAAGGCAAGAAGTTCCCTGATGGAATGTGGGAACAGGCGATGGATGCTCTGAAGGTTGTAGAGCAACAAATGGATCGTCAATTTGGTGATCCGGTCAATCCATTGCTGGTTTCTGTTCGCAGTGGTGCGAAATTCTCAATGCCGGGTATGATGGATACCATTCTCAATCTCGGTTTAAATGACACCACTATTAAAGGCTTGATAGCTAGCACCGGCAATGAGCGATTCGCTTACGATGCTTACCGCCGTTTCGTGCAGATGTACGGTAACGTGGTGCTGAATATCAACAAGGACAGTTTTGAGCATGTTCTGGATGCATATAAGCACAAGATTGGGCCTAAAGCCAAAGATACAGACCTTACTACGGAAGATTTGCGTGCTATAAAAGATGAGTTTAAAGCGATTGTGCTTAAGGAAACTGGCTCGCCTTTCCCTGAAGAACCGCTGGAACAACTCAAAGGCGCAATTGAAGCCGTGTTTGCCAGTTGGAACAATGATCGCGCCATTTATTATCGCCAAGTTAACAAAATTAGCGATGCTCTTGGTACTGCCGTAAACGTACAAACGATGGTATTCGGTAACATGGGTGACGATAGCGGTACTGGTGTAGCCTTTACCCGTGACCCTGCCACCGGTGAGAATGTGCTGTACGGCGAATATTTGCCCAATGCACAGGGTGAGGACGTAGTAGCCGGTATTCGTACCCCCCACCCCATTTCTGACATGGAACATGACCCGAACTTCCCCGGTGTTTACAAACAGTTCCGTGAGATTGCTCACCGCTTGGAAGCGTACTATAAAGACGTACAGGACATGGAGTTTACCATCGAAAAGGGCAGACTTTTCATGCTCCAAACCCGTAACGGTAAACGCACCGGTCCTGCCGCTGTGAAAATTGCGGTTGATCTAGTACGCGAAGGGGTAATTGACGAAGCTACCGCATTGCAAAGAGTTCCTGCCGATGATCTGACTCAGTTGTTATTACCACGTGTTGATCCCGTGGCGAGAGCTCATGCTAAGTTTATTACCAAAGGGTTAGCTGGTAGTCCCGGTGCAGCAGTTGGTCAAGTTGTCTTTACTGCCGAAGAAGCAGAGGCTCTTGGTAATGCCGGACAAGATGTGATTCTGGTTCGTCGGGAAACCTCACCCGAAGACCTTCGCGGTATGGTAGCGGCACGCGGTATTTTGACTGCCTTTGGTGGTAAAACCAGCCATGCTGCCGTAGTGGCACGTGGTATGGGCAAGTGCTGTATCGTAGGGGCAGGCTCAATTCATATTGCCAAAGATGCATCAGGCTTTAGCATTGATGATACCGATGTAGTGATTAAAAAAGGCGATTGGATTACCCTTGATGTAGACTCGAATGAAGGGCGCGTGTTGGCTGGTAGAGTTAAAACTATCGCTCCAGAAATGAGTGGTGATTTTGCAACACTTATGGAATGGACAGATAAGTTCCGCAAACTTCAGATACGTGCCAATGCCGATACGCCACAAGATGCTCTCAAAGCGCGTGAGTTTGGCGCACAGGGTATTGGTCTTACCCGCACCGAGCACATGTTCTTCGAAGGTAATCGCATTATGGCGATCCGCGAGATGATCCTTTCGGATAATCAAGAAGATCGCAAAAAAGCTCTTGAAAAGATTCTGCCCTATCAAAAGGAAGACTTTGTAGGTATTTTCAAGGCGATGGACGGTTTTCCTGTTACCATTCGCACCCTTGACCCGCCGCTACATGAGTTCCTTCCTCATGAGGATGCACAAATTGTAGAACTGGCGCAAGAGATGGGAATCAGCGTTGAAAAAGTCAAGAATCGCATTGAGTATCTAAAAGAGTCTAACCCAATGCTAGGTTTCCGTGGTTGTCGCCTCGGCATCCAATATCCTGAAATTACCGAAATGCAGGCGCGTGCGATTTTCCGAGCTGCGTTGGAAGTAAAGAAGGAAGGCGTAAATGTTCACCCTGAAATTATGATCCCGCTGGTTAGTGATGTGAACGAGCTTAAGCTACAGCGCGATATAGTTGAAAGGGTTGCATTGGAAGAAGGCGTTAAAGAAGCAGGCTTAGCTTATTCAGTCGGTACTATGATTGAATTGCCAAGAGCCGCTTTAACTGCCGATAAAATTGCCGAAGTAGCCGAGTTCTTCAGCTTTGGTACTAACGACCTAACTCAAACCACCTTTGGCTTGAGCCGTGACGATAGCGGTAAGTTCCTACCGCTTTACGTAGAGCGCAAGATTCTGAAGGATGATCCCTTCCAGGCGCTTGACCGTGAAGGCGTAGGGCAATTGTTGAAGATCGGAACGGAACGCGGACGCAGCACTCGCCCTAATTTAAAGGTCGGTATCTGCGGTGAGCATGGTGGTGAGCCAAGCTCGGTAGAGTTCTGTCACCAGATTAATCTCAACTATGTAAGTTGCTCGCCCTTCCGTGTGCCGATTGCGCGCTTAGCTGCCGCACAAGCCGCGATTGGTGAAACTGTACGCGACAAATAG
- a CDS encoding response regulator yields MLIKTNSREEKIRILLVDDHPLFIVGFQHIIEFEPQFVVVGNAVTGNQALAMAEQLKPDLVICDLNLPDMDGLNVTRLLVKRFPDTQIIILSMYEDDDQVVNAFQAGAAGYCSKTTHIEKILKLMVEVGQKQPSLTTSVATSNMLRSQENKGGANSGATGLNPLTMRESEVLEAIAFGCPNREVASTLSISEHTVRAHINNILKKLRVNDRTQAVLAALRYGWIKVPVATME; encoded by the coding sequence GTGCTCATAAAAACAAATTCGAGAGAAGAAAAGATTAGAATTTTGTTGGTGGATGATCACCCTCTATTTATTGTCGGTTTTCAGCATATCATTGAGTTTGAACCACAATTTGTAGTTGTCGGTAATGCCGTCACTGGCAATCAAGCCTTGGCAATGGCTGAACAGCTAAAACCTGATCTGGTTATATGTGATCTCAATCTGCCTGATATGGACGGTTTAAATGTAACTCGTTTGCTTGTCAAAAGATTTCCTGATACTCAAATAATCATTTTGAGCATGTACGAGGATGATGACCAGGTTGTGAACGCTTTCCAAGCCGGTGCGGCTGGTTATTGTTCCAAAACAACCCATATTGAGAAAATTTTGAAGCTTATGGTTGAAGTAGGACAAAAGCAACCAAGTTTGACTACATCTGTTGCTACTTCCAATATGCTGCGTTCCCAAGAGAATAAGGGTGGCGCGAATTCCGGCGCTACCGGATTAAATCCTCTTACTATGCGCGAATCGGAAGTCCTTGAGGCGATTGCCTTCGGATGCCCTAATCGAGAAGTTGCTTCAACTCTTAGCATTAGCGAGCATACAGTAAGAGCGCATATAAACAATATTTTGAAAAAGTTGCGTGTAAATGATCGCACACAAGCGGTTCTAGCAGCGCTGCGCTATGGTTGGATAAAAGTACCAGTAGCGACGATGGAATAA
- a CDS encoding segregation and condensation protein A, with product MEKQTRQKNVFGMTVYRYQVRLPGFDFEGPLDLLLQLIERNELPITEISLANIAEEYTAYIDQLTEINPAELSEFLVISAKLLLIKSAALLPAPPARLGEPEESTTDAQELIAQLREYKRIKEAARFLQQRHESGYRAYSSQRSGPTELQLEQLNAALKKMGHGKSGLALHGVKLQDLLALVKRRLAAQQREQLKLPLAVNQEQLGRSVKIEERIELVEARLKDEKQLAFSSLFESRSAETRLELEIIVTFMALLELLRRHAVVAQQDELFGEIYITSMKDVE from the coding sequence ATGGAAAAACAAACTCGCCAGAAAAATGTATTTGGGATGACGGTATATCGCTATCAGGTGCGCTTACCGGGCTTTGATTTTGAGGGTCCGTTGGATTTGTTATTGCAGTTGATTGAGCGTAACGAATTGCCCATTACAGAAATCTCCTTGGCAAATATTGCCGAAGAATATACCGCTTATATAGACCAGCTAACCGAAATCAATCCTGCCGAACTTTCAGAATTTCTGGTTATATCTGCCAAATTACTTCTGATAAAAAGCGCTGCGCTATTACCTGCTCCACCCGCTCGTCTGGGGGAACCGGAAGAAAGCACAACCGATGCTCAGGAACTGATCGCCCAGTTGCGCGAATATAAGCGCATAAAAGAGGCGGCACGATTTCTGCAACAACGCCACGAATCAGGCTATCGGGCTTATAGCAGCCAACGTAGCGGACCTACTGAATTACAACTAGAACAATTAAACGCAGCGCTGAAAAAAATGGGGCATGGTAAGAGCGGGCTTGCTTTACATGGCGTAAAACTGCAAGATTTACTGGCGCTGGTAAAACGCAGATTGGCTGCTCAGCAAAGGGAACAGTTAAAATTGCCATTGGCAGTGAATCAGGAACAATTGGGGCGCAGCGTTAAAATAGAAGAACGTATTGAGTTAGTTGAAGCCCGGTTAAAAGATGAAAAACAACTTGCTTTTAGCAGTTTGTTTGAGTCTCGTAGCGCCGAAACTCGGCTTGAGCTTGAGATTATAGTTACCTTTATGGCATTGCTAGAACTACTGCGAAGGCATGCCGTAGTAGCACAGCAAGACGAACTTTTTGGTGAGATATACATTACTTCAATGAAGGACGTAGAATGA
- a CDS encoding [LysW]-lysine hydrolase, protein MTDPTTLPQPISSEERVAFFQEMLEIYSPSYQERAVAEFLVRKMQEWGFREAYVDEAGNAVGEIGATEEQATKTLVLLGHIDTVPGFIPVQLMEDGDTIYGRGSVDAKGPFAAFTLGTAALVRQQAQLSADGKRIVLVGAVEEEAASSKGARYAANRYRPEFCVIGEPSGWSNITLGYKGRLLLDYTLSRDTKHTAADGPSACEEAVDFWNKIKAYATELNAGKSIFETLQPSLRNFNSQANGFQEVAHLYIGFRIPVGFSIQEFKTLLDAWRGDAVLELSGEETPVRSEKNNPLVRAFLSAIRGEGGQPKFRYKTGTSDMNVLAPIWQCPILAYGPGDSSLDHTPNEHASLSDLEKGANIITRMLLEL, encoded by the coding sequence ATGACCGATCCTACTACTTTACCGCAACCGATATCCAGTGAGGAACGAGTGGCTTTTTTTCAGGAAATGCTCGAAATTTACAGCCCTAGCTATCAGGAACGTGCTGTTGCCGAGTTTTTGGTGCGCAAGATGCAAGAGTGGGGCTTTCGAGAAGCCTATGTAGATGAAGCCGGGAATGCGGTAGGCGAAATCGGTGCAACAGAGGAGCAAGCTACTAAAACTTTAGTGCTGTTAGGGCATATCGATACTGTACCGGGTTTTATTCCGGTTCAGCTTATGGAAGATGGCGATACTATTTACGGGCGCGGTTCGGTTGATGCTAAAGGTCCTTTTGCGGCTTTCACCCTAGGTACTGCCGCGTTGGTGCGTCAGCAAGCGCAATTATCTGCCGATGGAAAACGCATCGTATTGGTGGGAGCAGTGGAAGAAGAAGCCGCCAGCAGTAAGGGGGCGCGTTATGCCGCAAACCGCTATCGCCCGGAATTTTGTGTAATCGGTGAGCCTAGTGGTTGGTCTAATATCACGTTGGGTTACAAAGGACGTTTGCTGCTAGATTATACTTTAAGCCGTGACACCAAACATACTGCCGCCGATGGTCCTAGCGCGTGCGAGGAGGCGGTGGATTTCTGGAATAAAATCAAGGCATATGCAACCGAGTTAAACGCGGGTAAAAGTATTTTCGAAACTTTGCAACCTTCCCTACGCAATTTTAACAGCCAAGCTAACGGGTTTCAGGAAGTAGCACATCTATATATTGGATTTCGGATTCCGGTGGGTTTTTCCATACAAGAATTTAAAACCTTGCTAGATGCTTGGCGAGGTGATGCGGTACTTGAGCTAAGCGGCGAGGAAACGCCGGTGCGTAGCGAGAAAAATAACCCGCTGGTAAGAGCTTTCTTATCCGCAATTCGTGGTGAAGGTGGACAACCGAAGTTTCGTTATAAAACGGGAACCAGCGATATGAACGTGCTTGCTCCCATTTGGCAATGCCCTATCCTTGCATACGGACCGGGCGATAGCAGCCTCGACCATACCCCGAATGAGCATGCCAGCCTTAGCGACTTAGAGAAGGGCGCTAATATCATCACCCGCATGTTGCTGGAATTATAG
- a CDS encoding alpha/beta hydrolase: protein MKIQTSVKQKRAFYKTKRFKISLTGLVLGVIAIYIGICAYAASVFTTSATRDLGPNTPTTFGMPYEEITFKTSDSAQLTIRGWWIPRQNSQKTLIMVHSKDGTRTFLLPVSQRLWQQGFNILLFDTRGQGLSDGERYTFGWKEKYDVVGAVEFLKSKGFSPNHIGVVGWSMGAATALMAMAETPDIKAGLIESSYGSLDRVINEKYYPDSGMPILLYPGIKLMAKLMYDLDVDQSNPEVAITKLGERKVFLIHAEKDQEIPVSEFQILLKSGGANVAESWLVPGSKHVRSFQDYPDEYARRAVAFFNRELL, encoded by the coding sequence ATGAAAATACAGACGAGTGTTAAGCAAAAGAGAGCCTTTTACAAAACAAAGCGGTTCAAAATTTCGCTGACAGGGTTGGTACTGGGCGTAATAGCAATCTATATCGGAATATGTGCCTATGCTGCCAGCGTTTTTACCACCAGCGCCACCCGCGATCTTGGTCCTAATACTCCTACTACATTTGGGATGCCTTATGAAGAAATTACTTTCAAGACCAGCGATTCCGCGCAGCTAACAATTAGAGGGTGGTGGATACCACGCCAGAATTCGCAGAAAACGCTGATTATGGTTCATTCCAAAGATGGCACTCGCACTTTTCTGCTTCCGGTGAGTCAGCGTCTCTGGCAGCAAGGCTTTAATATTCTGCTTTTCGATACCAGAGGTCAGGGCTTGTCCGATGGTGAGCGTTATACCTTTGGTTGGAAAGAAAAATATGATGTAGTTGGGGCAGTGGAATTTCTGAAGAGTAAAGGATTTTCGCCCAATCATATCGGGGTAGTAGGTTGGAGTATGGGCGCTGCTACCGCGCTAATGGCAATGGCAGAAACGCCCGATATTAAAGCCGGGTTAATCGAATCCAGTTATGGTAGCCTTGACCGGGTGATAAATGAAAAATACTATCCTGATTCCGGGATGCCCATACTGCTTTATCCCGGAATCAAGCTAATGGCGAAGCTCATGTATGATTTGGATGTAGATCAATCTAATCCAGAAGTTGCTATTACCAAACTAGGAGAGCGAAAAGTATTTCTGATTCACGCTGAAAAAGACCAAGAAATCCCGGTCTCCGAATTTCAAATATTGCTTAAATCAGGTGGCGCGAATGTGGCAGAAAGCTGGTTAGTACCGGGATCGAAGCATGTGCGCAGTTTTCAAGACTATCCCGATGAATATGCCCGGCGGGCTGTAGCTTTTTTCAATCGGGAGCTATTATAA